A region from the Arachis ipaensis cultivar K30076 chromosome B01, Araip1.1, whole genome shotgun sequence genome encodes:
- the LOC107633213 gene encoding uncharacterized protein LOC107633213: protein MALSATFKPFSPQSFNLYSKIRRPFSFHSLTFLKVRASTTLDYSNVSANPKPSPLKTSNWQWKFNDNSINIYYEEHAKEAEEPSQNILLMPTISDVSTVEEWRLVAGDIVQRNGNINWRATIVDWPGLGYSDRPKIDYNADVLERFLVDFINSPTGPIKPENDLIIFGGGHAASIVVRAAKKGLVKPKAVAAVAPTWAGPLPIVFGRDSSMETRYGLLRGTLKAPAVGWMMYNMLVSNEKSIQSQYKSHVYENPDNVTPGIVESRYALTKRKGARYLPAAFLTGELDPVTSREEFLELFAGLEGKTPVLVVSAKGAPKRSKAEMEALKGAKGVSKFVEVPGALLPQEEYPAIVAQELFKFLEEYIVSAV, encoded by the exons ATGGCGCTCTCTGCAACATTCAAGCCTTTTTCACCTCAAAGCTTCAATCTTTACTCCAAAATCCGCAGACCCTTTTCCTTTCACTCTCTCACTTTCCTCAAGGTTCGCGCTTCAACCACTCTTGATTATTCCAACGTCTCCGCCAACCCAAAACCCTCACCTTTGAag ACTAGTAATTGGCAATGGAAATTCAATGACAATTCTATAAACATCTATTATGAGGAACATGCGAAGGAGGCTGAGGAGCCTTCCCAGAATATCTTGCTGATGCCGACTATTTCTGATGTCAGCACTGTTGAGGAATGGAGATTAGTAGCTGGTGACATTGTTCAGCGTAACGGCAATATCAATTGGCGTGCAACCATAGTTGATTGGCCTGGTCTCGGCTATTCGGATCGGCCGAAGATTGATTACAATGCCGATGTATTGGAAAGATTTCTGGTTGATTTCATCAATTCACCCACTGGTCCAATAAAACCAG AGAACGATTTGATAATATTCGGAGGAGGGCATGCTGCATCAATAGTGGTCCGTGCGGCAAAAAAGGGTTTGGTGAAGCCCAAAGCTGTAGCTGCAGTTGCACCAACTTGGGCTGGACCCCTTCCTATTGTGTTTGGTCGAGATTCCAGCATGGAAACAAG ATATGGTCTTCTAAGAGGCACATTAAAGGCTCCTGCAGTTGGCTGGATGATGTATAACATGCTTGTCAGCAACGAGAAATCAATCCAATCACAGTACAAATCCCATGTCTATGAAAACCCGGATAACGTGACTCCAGGAATTGTGGAAAGCAGATACGCATTGACAAAACGAAAAGGAGCACGATACTTGCCGGCTGCTTTCTTGACTGGGGAATTGGACCCCGTAACATCTCGTGAAGAGTTCCTCGAACTCTTTGCGGGGTTGGAAGGAAAGACACCGGTCTTGGTTGTATCAGCCAAAGGAGCTCCAAAGAGGTCAAAGGCTGAGATGGAAGCTCTTAAGGGAGCCAAAGGGGTGAGCAAGTTTGTGGAGGTTCCAGGTGCACTTCTTCCACAAGAGGAGTATCCTGCTATAGTTGCACAAGAGCTTTTTAAGTTCTTGGAAGAATACATTGTCTCTGCTGTTTAA
- the LOC107618997 gene encoding myb-related protein 306 translates to MGRPPCCEKIGIKKGPWTPEEDIILVSYIQEHGPSNWRSVPTNTGLMRCSKSCRLRWTNYLRPGIKRGNFTDHEEKMIIHLQALLGNRWAAIASYLPQRTDNDIKNYWNTHLKKKLAKNQSGAAEDGGDYQDGNSSRSQPKGQWERRLQTDIHMAKQALSEALSLSKSSNNNNNVLSESSSSYDASTFVTRTSQAASSSSSYASSYENISKLLENWMKSPNLCAEMTTNSGNSFSSNNSEADHGFDSLLSFKSDDERKPKYLSSSEAQQQVPLTLLEKWLFDDGAAQCHEDLMNMSLEESTSGLF, encoded by the exons ATGGGGAGGCCACCTTGCTGTGAGAAAATTGGGATCAAGAAAGGGCCTTGGACTCCTGAGGAAGACATCATCTTAGTCTCTTATATCCAAGAACATGGACCTTCCAATTGGAGATCCGTTCCCACCAATACAG GGTTGATGAGATGCAGTAAGAGCTGCAGGCTTAGATGGACTAATTATCTTCGACCAGGTATCAAAAGAGGTAACTTCACCGACCATGAGGAGAAGATGATTATCCACCTCCAAGCCCTTTTAGGGAATAG ATGGGCTGCTATAGCATCCTACCTTCCACAAAGAACGGACAATGATATTAAGAATTACTGGAACACGCATCTCAAGAAGAAGCTCGCCAAGAATCAAAGCGGAGCGGCCGAAGACGGCGGCGACTACCAAGATGGAAACTCTTCAAGATCCCAGCCAAAGGGACAGTGGGAGAGAAGGCTTCAGACAGATATTCACATGGCCAAACAAGCCCTGTCTGAAGCCTTGTCCCTCAGCAAATCCTCCAATAATAACAACAATGTCTTATCTGAGTCGTCATCATCTTATGATGCTTCCACATTTGTCACAAGAACAAGCcaggctgcttcttcttcttcttcgtacgCCTCAAGCTATGAAAACATATCCAAGTTGCTGGAGAATTGGATGAAATCCCCGAACTTGTGTGCTGAAATGACCACAAATTCGGGAAATTCATTTAGTTCTAATAACAGCGAAGCAGATCATGGCTTTGATTCTCTCTTGAGCTTCAAATCCGACGATGAAAGGAAACCAAAGTACTTGTCCTCATCAGAGGCGCAGCAACAGGTGCCTCTAACGTTGCTCGAGAAGTGGCTCTTTGATGATGGTGCTGCTCAGTGCCATGAAGATCTTATGAACATGTCATTGGAGGAAAGTACTTCAGGTTTGTTctag
- the LOC110266427 gene encoding uncharacterized protein LOC110266427: MQIFIQSIDYNIWKIIVNGSQVSTKTRAEGVVIPIKEAKWNDKDKKKVELNTKVINSMHCAISFEEYQKVSRCKTAKEIWDKLQVTHEGTKQIKEISIDILRKEYEIFSMKDGETIDQMFERRIRRLMRSKGKCKGSSSKEQKKDLSKVICHHCKEVGHFKFNCSKLKKEDKAKKEKKKVLMDSRVLMRIKTPNTKHKSVG; encoded by the exons ATGCAGATCTTTAttcaatccattgactacaataTATGGAAGATCATTGTAAATGGTTCTCAAGTTTCTACCAAGACAAGGGCTGAAGGAGTAGTGATTCCAATTAAAGAAGCTAAATGGAATGATAAAGACAAGAAGAAGGTGGAGTTAAATACCAAAGTCATCAACTCGATGcattgtgctatcagcttcgaggagtatCAGAAGGTATCTAGATGCAAGACGGCTAAAGAGATTTGGGATAAACTCCAAGTCACACACGAAGGTACCAAACAAATCAAAGAAATAAGTATTGATATACTGCGAAAAGAGTATGAAATATTTtccatgaaggatggagaaactATTGATCAGATGTTTGAGAG AAGAATAAGAAGGCTAATGAGGAGTAAAGGCAAGTGCAAAGGATCAAGTTCAAAGGAGCAAAAGAAAGATCTTAGCAAAGTCATTTGCCATCACTGCAAGGAGGTAGGACACTTTAAGTTCAACTGTTCTAAGCTTAAGAAAGAAGACAAggcaaagaaagaaaagaagaaagtactTATGGATTCAAGGGTTCTGATGAGGATAAAGACTCCGAATACGAAGCACAAATCTGTTGGCTAG